CAGCTGCCACGTGCGCCTCGTGCACCGCCTTGTGCGCCAGCATGGGCTGACCCACGATGTCGCCGATGGCGAAGATGTGGGGCACGTTGGTGCGCATCTGGATGTCGACCGGAATGAAGCCACGGTCGCTCACGGCCACGCCGGCTTTCTCGGCGCTGATCTTCTTGCCGTTGGGGCTGCGGCCCACGGCCTGCAGCACCAGGTCGTACACCTGCGGCTCCTTCGGTGCCTGCTCGCCCTCGAAGGTGACCTTGATGCCCTCCTTCGTGGCTTCGGCGCCGACCGTCTTGGTCTTGAGCATGATGTTGTCGAAACGCGGCGCGTTCATCTTCTGCCAGACCTTCACGAGGTCGCGGTCGGCGCCCTGCATGAGGCCGTCGAGCATTTCGACCACGTCCAGGCGCGCGCCCAGCGTGGAATACACCGTGCCCATTTCAAGGCCGATGATGCCGCCGCCCAGCACCAGCATGCGCTTGGGATCGGTGCCCATCTCGAGCGCGCCGGTCGAGTCGACCACGCGCGGGTCTTTCGGCATGAAAGGCAGACTCACCGACTGCGAACCGGCCGCGATGATCGCGTTACGGAACTTGACGGTCTGCTTGCTGCCCGTGGTGTCCCAGCTGGTACCGGAGGTTTCTTCGACCTCGATGTGGTACGGGTCGATGAAGTTGCCGACGCCGCGCAGCACCGTCACCTTGCGCATCTTGGCCATGGCCGTGAGGCCGCCGGTGAGCTTGCCCACTACCTTGTTCTTGTGGCCGAGCAGCTTGGCGCGGTCGACCGTGGGCGCGGCAAAGCTGACGCCGAGGTCGGCGAAGTGCTTGACCTCGTCCATGACGGAAGCCACGTGCAGCAGCGCCTTCGACGGGATGCAACCGACGTTCAGGCACACGCCGCCGAGGGTGGCATAGCGCTCGATCAGCACCACCTTCAAGCCGAGGTCGGCCGCGCGGAAAGCGGCCGAATAACCGCCGGGGCCGGCGCCGAGCACGATCACGTCGCACTCGACATCGACCTTGCCGCCGTAGCTCGACACGGCCACGGCCGCCGAGGCGGGGGCCGCCTTGGGTGCCGGGGCTGCTGCTGCCGCTGGCGCAGGTGCCGCCGCTGCGGGCGCGGGCGCCGCGGCGCCACTCACCTCCAGCGTCAGCACGACCGAGCCTTCCTTGACCTTGTCGCCCACCTTCACGGCCAGCGCCTTCACCACGCCGGCGGCGGACGACGGAATCTCCATCGAGGCCTTGTCCGATTCGACCGTGATCAGCGACTGCTCGGCCTTGACCGTGTCTCCGACATTGACCAGCACCTCGATCACCGCGACTTCGTCGAAGTCGCCGATATCGGGCACCTTGATTTGTTGTTCGCTCATTTGGACACTTTCAGTTTGAGTGTGAGAACGTCGACCGGTGGGGCCGAATTGCGATCGAATTCGCAGGCGGCGGCAATGCCTGCCTCCGCCACGTCGCGCGAGTTGCGCGACTTGATGTCATAGGCCGCGTGCATGGCGCCGAGTGCAAAGCTGCGTCCCGAGCCAATGGCCCAGAACTCCTTGAACTCGAACACCTCGCGGTAGCTGTAGATGCCGTAGATGCCGCTCTGGTTGGCCATCAGCATCGTGAACTGGCTCGACTCGTAGGGCTCGTGCTCGTCTTCCTTGGTCTGCATGAAGAACGTGTCCTTCAGCACCGGATGCAGCATCGTGAAGGTGCGGAAGATCTCGTGCTTGCTGCCGAACAGCAGTTTCTCGCGCTCCTGCGCGGCCAGCGCGTGCTGCAGCACCAAGAAGTGCGCGGCGGCGCCGGCCACGGCGAACAGGCTCTGCCCCGCCGCGTCCTCGACGGTGAAGATCTTCTGGTTGGCTTCGGCGCGGTGCGAAAGCCGCGTGTCGCCGAAGGTCACCAGAGAATCGGCTGCCATCGTGACCTGGCCGCCTTTGCGGACGGCCACTACGGTGGTCATAGCAGGATTCGACGGTAGTCCGCGAGCACCTGGCCCAGGTAGGCGTTGAAACGCGCAGCCAGGGCGCCGTCGATCACGCGGTGGTCGTACGACAGCGACAGCGGCAGCGTGAGACGCGGCACGAACTGCTTGCCGTCCCACACCGGCTTCATCTGGCCCTTGGAGAGGCCGAGGATGGCCACTTCAGGAGCGTTGATGATGGGCGTGAAGTGCGTGCCACCGATGCCGCCGAGCGAGCTGATCGAGAAGCAGCCGCCCTGCATGTCGGCCGAGCCGAGCTTGCCGTCGCGCGCCTTCTTGGCGAGTTCGCCCATCTCGGCGCTGATCTGCAGGATGCCCTTCTTGTCGGCATCCTTGAGCACAGGCACCACGAGCCCGTTGGGCGTGTCGGCCGCGAAGCCGATGTGGAAGTACTGCTTGTAGACCAGTTGATCGCCGTCGAGGCTGGCGTTGAAGTCGGGGAACTTCTTCAGCGCCGAGACCACCGCCTTGATCACGAAGGCCAGCATCGTGACCTTGACGCCCGACTTCTCGTTCTCCTTGTTGGTGGAGACGCGGAAGGCTTCGAGCTCGGTGATGTCGGCTTCGTCGTTGTTGGTGACGTGCGGAATCATCACCCAGTTGCGATGCAGGTTCGCGCCGCTGAGCTTCTTGATGCGCGACAGGTCCTTGCGCTCGACAGTGCCGAACTTGGTGAAGTCGACCTTGGGCCACGGGATCAGGCCCAGCGCCGCGCCGTCGGCGCCGCCCCCTGCCGGCGCCTTGGCCGCCGAGGCCTTGGTGCTGGCCTGGCCGCTCATCACGGCCTTGGTGAAGCTCTGGACGTCTTCCTGCGTGATGCGGCCCTTGGGACCGGAGCCCTTGACCTCTTCGAGCGGCACACCGAGTTCGCGGGCGAACTTGCGCACCGAGGGCGAGGCGTGCGGCAGGCCGGCGCTGGGCGCGACCGTCGGCTGGTGGGCCGGGGCGGCTGCAGCAGGCGCCGATGCGGCGGCGGCCGGTGCGCTGGCAGTTGCGGTTGCCGGGGCGGCGGCCGCAGCCTGTGCAGGCGCCGGGGCAGCAGCGCCCGCAGTACCTTCGAGCACGGCAATCAGGTCACCGATGTTGACCGTGTCGCCGACCTTGACCTTGAGTTCCTTGAGCACGCCGGCAGCCGACGACGGAATCTCCATCGAGGCTTTGTCCGACTCCACCGTGATCAGCGACTGCTCGACCTTGATCGCGTCGCCCGGCTTCACGAGCACTTCAATGACGGCGACGTCCTTGAAATCGCCGATGTCCGGCAC
This is a stretch of genomic DNA from Variovorax paradoxus. It encodes these proteins:
- the lpdA gene encoding dihydrolipoyl dehydrogenase — its product is MSEQQIKVPDIGDFDEVAVIEVLVNVGDTVKAEQSLITVESDKASMEIPSSAAGVVKALAVKVGDKVKEGSVVLTLEVSGAAAPAPAAAAPAPAAAAAPAPKAAPASAAVAVSSYGGKVDVECDVIVLGAGPGGYSAAFRAADLGLKVVLIERYATLGGVCLNVGCIPSKALLHVASVMDEVKHFADLGVSFAAPTVDRAKLLGHKNKVVGKLTGGLTAMAKMRKVTVLRGVGNFIDPYHIEVEETSGTSWDTTGSKQTVKFRNAIIAAGSQSVSLPFMPKDPRVVDSTGALEMGTDPKRMLVLGGGIIGLEMGTVYSTLGARLDVVEMLDGLMQGADRDLVKVWQKMNAPRFDNIMLKTKTVGAEATKEGIKVTFEGEQAPKEPQVYDLVLQAVGRSPNGKKISAEKAGVAVSDRGFIPVDIQMRTNVPHIFAIGDIVGQPMLAHKAVHEAHVAAEVIAGEQKGDKELSSAAFNARVIPSVAYTDPEVAWVGLTEDQAKAEGIKIKKGHFPWTASGRAIANGRDEGFTKLLFDAETHRILGGGIVGTHAGDMIGEIALAIEMGADEIDIGKTIHPHPTLGESIGMAAEVAHGTCTDLPPAKKS
- the aceF gene encoding dihydrolipoyllysine-residue acetyltransferase, giving the protein MAAVEVKVPDIGDFDEVAVIEVLVKVGDTVKAEQSLITVESDKASMEIPSSTAGVVKELKVEVGSKVKEGSVVLVLEAEGAGAAAAPAPAPAAAPAAAAPAPAAAAPAAAPAASGPVEIKVPDIGDFKDVAVIEVLVKPGDAIKVEQSLITVESDKASMEIPSSAAGVLKELKVKVGDTVNIGDLIAVLEGTAGAAAPAPAQAAAAAPATATASAPAAAASAPAAAAPAHQPTVAPSAGLPHASPSVRKFARELGVPLEEVKGSGPKGRITQEDVQSFTKAVMSGQASTKASAAKAPAGGGADGAALGLIPWPKVDFTKFGTVERKDLSRIKKLSGANLHRNWVMIPHVTNNDEADITELEAFRVSTNKENEKSGVKVTMLAFVIKAVVSALKKFPDFNASLDGDQLVYKQYFHIGFAADTPNGLVVPVLKDADKKGILQISAEMGELAKKARDGKLGSADMQGGCFSISSLGGIGGTHFTPIINAPEVAILGLSKGQMKPVWDGKQFVPRLTLPLSLSYDHRVIDGALAARFNAYLGQVLADYRRILL
- a CDS encoding MFS transporter, with the translated sequence MTTVVAVRKGGQVTMAADSLVTFGDTRLSHRAEANQKIFTVEDAAGQSLFAVAGAAAHFLVLQHALAAQEREKLLFGSKHEIFRTFTMLHPVLKDTFFMQTKEDEHEPYESSQFTMLMANQSGIYGIYSYREVFEFKEFWAIGSGRSFALGAMHAAYDIKSRNSRDVAEAGIAAACEFDRNSAPPVDVLTLKLKVSK